Genomic segment of Melospiza melodia melodia isolate bMelMel2 chromosome 13, bMelMel2.pri, whole genome shotgun sequence:
CGTGCCCCTACGAGCAAAGGGGCCGAGCCCAGCGAGGCGGTGAGCGGGCCCGGGCCGCGGGCGGCGTTACCGCGGGCACGGCGGGCCCGGCCCGCACCCCAGCCCCGCCCGGGCCGGACCGTGCGGCCTCCGCGCCCGCTGCAGCCCCGCACCCGGCCGGGCCCGCCGCGCCGCCGGCCCAGCGCAGCGGCTCcgggcgctgccccggccccgtccCTCGGCCACCGGCCCCTCGGTCCCAGCGCAGCCCCGCCCGCAGCGGGCACCCCGCGCCCCCGGCCGCTGCCCCTCACCCTCACCATGgtcgcgccgccgccgcccccgccagcGCCGCCCCGTCATGTGACTGCGCCGCGCgcaccgccccgccccgccgccgcgcgCCGCCCATTGGCCCGCTCCGAGGAAGAGCCGCGCTGCGCGCCCATTGGCGGAGCGGGCGGTGATTGGCGGCGCGGGCGGCCAATGGGCTACGAGCGCGGCAGGCGCGGCGAGCGATGGAGCGCGGGACCGTGCGAGCCATGGCGGCCCGGCTGGGCCTGGCCGAGCCCGCCCTGCTCAGGTACCGCCgctcgccctgccctgccctgccctgccctgccctgcccgcagcCCCCTCCGCGCTGATCCCGCCGGGCCCGCCCGACCCGCTGTCCCGCGCCGTGCCCGGCACCGCAGCAGCGCCCGCCTTGGCTCCTGTGGATGCGCTGGAAGCCCCGGAGCCGCGGGCTGGGTGAAGCATTgccggccctgccctgcagagctgctgccgctgctgcccagCATCAGGGCAGGGCGGCCGTGCCCCCTCAGCACCCCGGGCTCTCAGGCCGTGCTGCAGCCGGACTGCCGAACCTTGGCTCGGCTCCTGCGGGACATTGTGCCTCGTAACTGTGTTCCTGACGAGGGCTTTGCGTTCTGGGTGTTTTGCAGAAAAGCTGAGGAGTATCTGCGGCTGTCGCAGGTGAAGTGCACGGGGTTAATGGCTCAAATGACGGCGACGAGCAGTGCTGTGATGTGCCTGGACCTGGCGGCGGCTTTCATGAAACAACCGGTTGACAAAGTAAGGCAGTGTGACTGGGCGGCTGCTGCATTCTGCCTGACTCCACAAAACCGCTGTTCTCTAGTGTGTGCTGGGAGCAGAAATGGGAAATAATAACTAACTTTCCCCTAAATCCCACAGTTTGCTGTGGTAAACCTTTCACTGTTCAGTTTGAAACAGTGAAAATTGAGATCACTATCATAGTCCCTTCACTAACTGAGCTTGCTTTGGTATAACGTCAACTGAATTTGAACTCTTGTAGTAACAAATAGATTACCAACAAGGATGTTAAATTTAGGATCTGTCTCTTTTACTGTGGGAAGAAAGCAGCTGCTCTAAGAAATCTCTTACTATAGGGGTACCTGTAAACCTCCATCTGTAAATCTGCCAGGTGAACAATACTGAGCTGTCAAACTAATGCCTGGTATAACCTATTCATGGTTGTccatttacagcagaggagaatTTAATTGGACCTGACTCCATGAAAGTGTTGCTCATGTCTTCAAACCAGGCTTTGGTAATTTTGTCACTAATTACCTTGTGATAAAGGGGTCGTGTCATGTATGGAAATGTCAAACCTTACTTCCAGCGAAACAGCCTAAAAATATCACTGCATTAAAAGATGTGGCATTCCTAGGTGGTTAATCTTTCTGTGTGCAGTGAAAACATAAATTATTCATTGCACAAATTTGTTTAATGTAGCTACTGAACTTAATGGTTGTGTTGGTTGCCTGATTAAGATGTCAGAAAGGACTCTTGCTAATTCTTGGGGCTTGTCTTTGTCTTCTTGACAGAGCTATTGTGTCAAACTCTCTGGTTTGAACAAGACCACCTACCAGAGCTCCATGAAGTCTTTGGAGTGTTTGCTTGGGGTGAGCCAAAGGCTGGGGATGCGAGACTTGGCTGTGCAGTTCTGCTGCTCAGAGGCAGTGACCATGGCTTCAGAGATCCTGCAGAGGTGAGGAAGCTCTTGTGGGCACACTGGGAACCACAAGCAGGGTTCTTAGCTCTTCAGCTGTGTAAAGAGCTTGAGTTTGGAAGGGCCAGATATCTCCTACTGATTGGAGCACTGAGGTGAGTTTTCAGCACTGAAAATCCAGCCATGAGCTGGGCCACTTTTTCGAATATCTGTTAGAAAGATTTAGTCTGTGAATCTCAGCAACTGATTGTCCAACTAGGAATTTTTCAGCTGGGAATAGTGTAAAAAATATAGGACTCTAAATCTCTGTATTTGCCCATAGCATCACACTGTCATCCATTTAACTGCTGATCATGGCACAGTTCAGAAGTAATGCTCAGTAGAAATAAATCCTCCCTTTTGGGGATAGACATCTCTTAAAATACACATCACTCTACTGTAAAACTAATAGCTAGAACACTTCAGTGGAGATTCAACAGAGTTAACTAAAATTTCCCATTCTGTAATATCTGCTTTGAGCAGAGCAGTCCCTGAAGAGCTCAGTGCTGTCCCCTTGATAGCACATGTTTAATGCTGTCAGGTCAGTGCACAAAGGCTCTGCCTGCTTGGTGGCACTTAATACAAACTGGGAAAAAGTAGCCTGGGGCAGGTGGACAataaaaaatgacatttttcagtgcTGCATATCCACTTTGTCATTTTCCATTTATAAGCCTATCTCTCTGTAACATTCCAGGGAACAAAGAAACTGTAATGCTGCCTTCTATTGTAGGATGGAGTTATGGAAAGCATCTCACTGTAAATTTTAAGATATTAGGGAGAGCTAAAAGTGCTGTGTGGATCAGGAGCACAAGAAGTAGATTTTAGTGACATGCCTTGCTCCAGATCCCCAGTTTAAAACACCTCTAATTCCAGAAGAGGAGGCAATCCCAACCCCCTTCTTTCCCTCACCTGTTTGCTCCTCTCAGCCAGTAGCAGCTGTTTCTGCTTGAGTCTTGAGTGGGTTGCAGAGGCCCAGGTGGCCCAGCAGACCTGTTCTGAGTGACAGAGGGATTTGAGAGCTTCATGTGAGGCAgatgccccagtgtcccttgCTGTTCCCAGGTACGAGTGCAGCCTCTCGGAAGCACAGCGAGCAGACCTGGATTTCTCCAAGCCCCTGTTTGTAACAGCTGCTCTGTGCACTGCATGCAGGTGAGTGCAGCCCAGAGACCTTCTGCTGAAATGAAATACCTGCTGACACACCATCCAGTGCAGCAGCTCATTCACTCAGGGTCTTGCTTAGCAcatcctgctgccctgctcctgcaaaGCTGGAGCAAACCAGGCCTTTCCTCATAGTGAAGTCTTCAAAGTGCACTGCACAAAGCAAAAGCTTACATGGCTTCTGGTGAAATACTGCTCAAGGTGCAAGAAGGGCTTCTCAGCACCAAGAAGCAGCCATTCTGAAGAAGGAAAAGCCCCAAGAGCTACACCATCCCATCCTGAGGGTGCTGTAGCATTTGGGAGGTGGCTCTGAGAGCTGTAGGCCCATGTCAGCTAAGAGAGGTGTGTGACTCAGCCAGCACTTGGGAAGAATTTGCTGGTATACAAAGATGTTCCTCCCTCAGCATTACACCTTGTGACAGTCTTACTCAGAGTACAGGTGCTGTGTAGTTGCACAGCTCCTCACAAGGGCTCTCTTGAACACATTCAGTCACATTCAGCTCTTTGTTGCAGTGGCATTTTGTCCTGGGTTCCCTGTACCTTTTCCTAAAACAATTCCTTATGTAAGTTCAGCTCACCCTGAGTTTCAATTGAGCTGCATTGACTGAGTAGTGCAGGGGTCTGGTTTTTAACCAGATTTGTTTCTGAGTAACACAAGGATAggtgggacaaaaaaaaaagtcaggccTGCCTTCCTCATTCTCACAGGCAGTGTGAGTACAGTAATTACCACCTCACCTGTGATAGTTGCTGGAGTGTTGTTTTGTACAGAGGTAACTTTCTCTTGTAGGTGTTTGAAGCTAAAAGTGGACAAAACTAAAATGGTGGCTACATCTGGAGTGAAAAAAGCAATATTTGACCGGCTGTGCAGTCAGCTGGAGAAGATAAGCCAGCAGCTCAGCAGTAAGTTTGTGCCTTTGGCCTCAGTGCCCCATCCTGTTCCACTGGTGATTTCAGTCTGATCACTTTCAGCTGTCCCCCTCCAGCCAAATCTGCCCATCCATTCCATTCCAACATGTTTCCTGCAGCCCAGTTCCACTCCCAGTCCTTGCTTCTGGAGAAGTTGCCATAGCTTAACAAGAACAAAACTAGGGGAAAAGTGGCAAggacaaaaataatattttcctctCTTCTCAAATGCTCACTGCTCTTTCCTGTCTTTCCTGCTGCAATTTATTCCTTGCTTCTCCCATACTACCTGACCTATCTTGGATTCCTCCCTCTTGCCTGGTTTCTGCATCCTGTTAACATGGCAACCTGGCACACAAATTATCACAAACATCTTCTCAGGCTGACTCACTCCTGTGCTTTCCTTTCCCCCACTGCAAGATTAACAAGCAGAAGCCTTGCTGCTCTGCTACCAACTCAGCCATTCCCTGGCACCAGCCCTCCTCATACACTGGGCAGATGTCAGGAATATTTCTTGTCCATTGTTGAGCCTGCAGCTCTCTCTGCTCCCTTTTGTGGGGGAGAAATACAGTATGTGCTGTAATGTCCTTGTATTTCTGctgcctcctctttctcctttctcttttcccaGGCTTTCATTTTTTACTTTCCCACTGAAAGTTATCCTCTCTCACTGTGTCTTCATACCCTGATGTTTCCTGCAACATGCTGCCTGAATCTACCCCAAAAGCTGCTACTTTCTCATAGGCATGTGCCATATAAACCCCCAAAGATTACCCAGCACTAAAACAACTAAAGAGAGCTGGGAATTTCCAGAAGAATTCAGGGAAGAGTGCATCTGTACACCTGCACAGCCTCCTGCCTGTTGTGGGTATCTATGGAAATAGCGGGAATGGAATAGAAGGGAAAGAAATAATTGGTAATCCTGCCTGAGTGACCTGGAAGGGTAGCAGCGTGGCTTGGGGCAATGAACATGGTGGATCATTGTGGTTACCAATGCAGCAGCCTGCTAATTAAAGCAGCCAGTCAGTCCATGCCATACTTGAAGTGCTGGCACCTCTTGGAGAGCTTGAGCATCAGTCAGGACCAGGGAACTGCTCTGACTGGACAACAGTACTTGTGGAAGGTGGCACTGCTGTCCAAGATTCACATCTAAGCCACCCTTGGAGCCCCAAATACCATTCAAATCAAAGCAACTTATTGTTTTTTTAGAGGCTGTTCCAGTGGCTGCAGAGACACCTGAGAGCTTGCAGAGCACCCTGCAGCAGTGTGAGCAGGAGGATGGTAAGTTGTGTTTAGCTGTGAGTGACAATCACCTCACTGGAGTGGTTCTGAGCTTTCCTGCTGCCCATGTTGCAGCTGTGTGATGGGCCATGGTGCTCTCAGTCCTGCAGACCTCTGTGGAGCacagagagctggcagcagcacacagGGGTTTATCCTGGACAGTCCCAGTGGAATGAAGGACAGCTGCTCTGTTCAGACACACAGGTGACTGTCCCTGCAGGTGAGGGGagcagcacccacagggacagctgtgctgtccttcctgctgtctgtccctctgctcactgcctgctgtccccagcagcatGCTGCCCATGATGGCCTCTCCTGAGCTTTCTTGTTTCCTCACAGGCTCTGAAGAGGATGAGGAACTGCCATGTAAACAGCCAAAGACTGAAACAAATCAGGACTATGaggaatggaaaaagaaaatcctggaaAATGCTGCTAAGGCACAAGAGACAAGGAGTAGTGACTCTGTAATGCCACCCAGTAATGTAACTGCTGCTTGCTCTTGATTTTAACTCTCCCTCTGCTCTAACAAGAGATCCAGTAGCATGTGAATGATGGCTGCCTGGCAGACAGCTGATTTTATTTAGGTTTTAAGTATTTAAGAATGTTATTTTTAATAAATGACACCATGGAGTGGTGGGATTTTACAGGAAGTGTGTGTGACTGCTCACAGGCATTAGGGGTAGAATAGCTTCCTTCTCTTGCTGCAAGAAGCAGATAAGATTCTAATGCTACTTCCAGTGTAAATAAGTTATAAGTTACAGGCCCTTGGGCCCCTGCCTGGAAGCAGTCAGTGAAACAAGAGGAAGGGGACTAACAGTGCCTTGTTAAACTGCAAAGCCAGCAGAGAAATAAAGCcttattttttagggttttttgggtttttaaataaatattgttCAGCCAATgaatttgatttattttcttgTGTATAGGAATGAAATCTCTTGTGCTTTTGTAAGGGGTCCCAAATATTCCAAGAAACAACAAAAGTACTGGAAAGAAAAGCTTTGTATTATGACATCATCTTGGCACAGGTACTTGGAATGCAAAATAAGAAACATGGAGATGTGTGTGCCTTAAGAATGAAGATATCCAGAGGAAAAGGATGTTGACTGGGCAACAGATTTTTTGTGTCTCACAGTCATATGCTTAGAGAAGAGGCCTTTGTTCCATTTCTCTTGCATGTTTTCTGCCTGGCCTGTATCTCTGGACCCACCCAGAAATACTTTCAGGTTTGTTTGGCAGCAGGGCTTAAACCAATGCTGATGAATATTCTTGTTCCACTTCCATGAAATTTATTAGTATTAATTCAGAAATATACAGAGCAATGAATACAATGACATTCAGCATGCAGAAACACTGTGGAAGGAAAACATGAACAAAAGTGGGCCTTCATAGAAGGTGATAAATTATCAAGATTCTTCTCTGTCCCAATTCTGGAAATGCTGCAAATAAAGTCAGGACTATGCAAAGTGAGAAGCACTTGAGTGGAAAAAATAGCTAGACCAGAGTAATGCAGTCTTACAAACCTCATTATTAGCAACCAACACTTCTGCAATTTCAAGGGGTGTCAAAGTCCATAAAGTTCAAAGGAACTTCACAGATGCCTTTGCTGGAAAGCTACTTTTAGTAATACTAGTTTCC
This window contains:
- the ORC6 gene encoding origin recognition complex subunit 6, which encodes MERGTVRAMAARLGLAEPALLRKAEEYLRLSQVKCTGLMAQMTATSSAVMCLDLAAAFMKQPVDKSYCVKLSGLNKTTYQSSMKSLECLLGVSQRLGMRDLAVQFCCSEAVTMASEILQRYECSLSEAQRADLDFSKPLFVTAALCTACRCLKLKVDKTKMVATSGVKKAIFDRLCSQLEKISQQLSKAVPVAAETPESLQSTLQQCEQEDGSEEDEELPCKQPKTETNQDYEEWKKKILENAAKAQETRSSDSVMPPSNVTAACS